Proteins encoded in a region of the Leishmania panamensis strain MHOM/PA/94/PSC-1 chromosome 15 sequence genome:
- a CDS encoding hypothetical protein (TriTrypDB/GeneDB-style sysID: LpmP.15.0390) codes for MRISVAPEAVARRHERPSTLCQGSMTQNASHRVLSECGGLSLLRPAVHATFRLPRQHSRQALSLLAAFAVLACLCSPRVSAISDAFEKVPNAFSSTGTAVRAVYEAMQLTSDNFTLGSWEPLRSSAYVLCDANGDSFSDAAARSASPAVDFIAQAWCTSYGMGILVNQSVHWSTMAPPGLQLGNSSMLSSRALLWDCLTYSCDMENLIVAHSAGQAPPPAVGGLGVSTPCCGSTNSTFVLYMTRGLLVQSAALPVAALNREAEALYSSVIDEENTRNSLNECRDTGSSRSGAGNRALRSSKSCLTAAAASRASLAEAATTPSRSKEMDFCLVRQLPPSLFAGTARSDHGDGGVVFSVNASICGADITDRINEQDATLIMRGYTVVLTTAEGVEELSFPKELIVSMASWIASPQNNSSSCYDGEQSLLRKKGCCTWGLNASQTTAYRTGEYLECPFDPSALAHLPPLVLSVRDESIVSTDETSNACRIALHLSSCMTPDGKALRFYSTGSLVSMLERHKHTMGDYREPPIVVGMQQLRGATVAVTRRARISKWSSGASDAGYNLPLLYLAVPRGTAVAADVNTLGALCVTSAACGTHQTFYPSLNRCAYVPCTRVFLYSFDADTFTCTPRRTFVGIFATLCFTLLATEGLVLYLRRKTEWAKEVHMRLVRQVQRRDTEAE; via the coding sequence ATGAGAATCAGTGTAGCACCAGAGGCAGTCGCACGCCGGCACGAAAGGCCATCAACCCTGTGTCAAGGCTCCATGACGCAAAATGCCTCCCATCGCGTCCTCTCTGAGTGCGGAGGCTTGTCGCTGCTCCGACCGGCAGTACACGCGACGTTTCGACTTCCGCGCCAGCACAGCCGCCAAGCTCTGTCTCTGCTGGCCGCATTTGCCGTTCTTGCTTGCCTGTGCTCTCCCCGCGTCAGCGCCATCAGCGACGCTTTTGAGAAAGTACCCAATgcgttcagcagcaccggtaCCGCCGTGCGCGCTGTCTACGAGGCGATGCAGCTCACCAGCGACAACTTTACGCTGGGGAGCTGGGAGCCGCTCCGCAGCAGTGCCTACGTGCTCTGCGACGCCAACGGTGACAgcttcagcgacgccgccgcgagaAGTGCCTCGCCTGCAGTGGATTTCATCGCGCAGGCGTGGTGCACCTCGTATGGAATGGGTATTCTTGTTAACCAGTCTGTGCACTGGAGTACGATGGCCCCGCCTGGACTCCAGCTGGGCAACTCGTCGATGCTCAGCAGTCGCGCACTCTTGTGGGACTGTCTTACCTACTCATGCGACATGGAGAACTTAATTGTGGCACACTCGGCTGGGCAGGCGCCGCCCCCAGCCGTTGGTGGTCTCGGTGTTTCCACGCCTTGTTGCGGCTCCACGAACAGCACGTTCGTGCTCTACATGACGCGGGGCCTACTGGTGCAGTCCGCCGCCTTGCCTGTGGCCGCCTTGAACCGCGAGGCCGAGGCTCTCTACAGCTCCGTCATAGATGAAGAAAATACGCGCAATTCACTCAACGAGTGCAGAGACacgggcagcagccgcagcggtgccggtAACAGAGCACTCCGCTCATCGAAGTCCTGCTTgactgccgcggcggcatcgAGGGCATCCCTTGCGGAGGCCGCCACCACTCCATCCAGGTCGAAGGAGATGGACTTCTGTCTAGTGCGTCAGCTCCCACCTTCTTTGTTCGCCGGCACCGCTCGCTCAGAtcacggcgacggcggtgtcgTCTTCTCCGTGAACGCGTCCATCTGCGGCGCCGATATCACTGATCGCATCAACGAGCAGGACGCCACGCTTATCATGCGCGGCTACACGGTGGTGCTGACCACGGCAGAGGGGGTCGAAGAACTTTCCTTTCCAAAGGAGCTTATCGTGAGTATGGCGTCGTGGATCGCATCCCCCCAGAacaactcctcctcctgctaTGACGGCGAGCAGAGTCTGCTGCGCAAGAAGGGGTGCTGCACTTGGGGCTTGAACGCGAGCCAGACCACCGCGTACCGCACTGGGGAGTACCTTGAATGCCCTTTCGACCCTTCGGCTCTCGCGCATCTGCCACCGCTCGTACTCTCCGTGCGCGACGAGTCCATCGTCAGCACGGATGAGACGAGCAATGCGTGCCGCAtcgcgctgcacctcagCTCCTGTATGACACCAGATGGCAAAGCACTTCGCTTCTACTCTACCGGATCGCTTGTCAGTATGTTAGAGCGCCACAAGCACACCATGGGAGACTATCGCGAGCCGCCGATCGTAGTCgggatgcagcagctgcgcggcgccaccgtcgcggtAACACGGCGTGCACGGATCTCCAAGTGGTCCAGCGGTGCCTCCGATGCAGGGTACAACCTGCCTCTGCTGTATCTAGCGGTGCCGCGCGGGACGGCGGTTGCTGCGGATGTGAACACGCTGGGCGCCTTGTGCGTCACCAGCGCTGCATGTGGCACGCATCAAACGTTCTACCCATCGCTAAACCGGTGTGCCTACGTGCCTTGTACGCGTGTGTTCCTGTACTCCTTCGACGCCGACACGTTCACCTGCACCCCGCGCCGTACCTTCGTCGGCATCTTCGCCACCTTGTGCTTTACTCTGCTGGCCACCGAAGGCCTTGTACTGTACCTCCGCCGCAAGACGGAGTGGGCCAAGGAGGTGCACATGCGACTGGTACGGCAGGTACAGCGGCGAGACACGGAAGCCGAGTGA
- a CDS encoding hypothetical protein (TriTrypDB/GeneDB-style sysID: LpmP.15.0430), whose protein sequence is MRHEFRSLFLPLAAEERAVFVDFFPLLLDSLTSIQSAAAAAAGEHPSRSTAATAPEITSSAGEASPCCFAEAGKHLQGVRGLATDLQNQCGVPLRSLVFAVGSARADAVIVVLRRGHVVLYGLDQVHTPPYEKYRMRPLPTTQQLMAARETARSSGNIAVSDSAGNGGAEATCAALLPLHIAYCCRIPLSASFSSATVPADGTHRSGSREKDEDFVYLRGIVGNSDGRVSLFSDTSYTMSFAAHETPVARVDAVLLPPCTLDEDASMNPGPTTSTHRASSTGAGANTNAAASGEPMFSTSLQRQERLTRATQRLGLVTSGSDGVVFLWRRLGDSMSPIVIVRPSLFSRHVAYAVHHPSALSVLLSARASLSPPEAAIDAELSCPPSCLLHAAASVSRTLRVRQLASLAPKATRTTLSSTARRESVEEVAPTSMSVTLPGSWPATVTAIATHHSVTLVAMGASLFSLVHMDARSSTCVWKSDDIITQLILRDSVALAVCARSGAVHVLTIHPTTGKAVHQRAYNSYKSRVIHHTSLHAASLLMSIVDVCGSAEIVQLPADVLMPSEVRPLGDDYTGDNAAHVNLLASMAALRAKVCIEDIQSGSHGGASESGAANRLEMTGSTSFMHEASTAFDQLNERLLLARYAVPEECDQFMAANAHVF, encoded by the coding sequence ATGAGGCATGaatttcgctctctctttctccctctcgcggCAGAGGAGCGGGCCGTCTTTGTGGATTTCTTCCCGCTTCTTCTGGACTCGCTCACCTCAATCCAgagcgccgcggcagccgcggcaggcgAACATCCATCGCGGTCGACGGCTGCAACAGCTCCGGAGATAACTAGCTCCGCTGGGGAAGCTTCTCCCTGCTGCTTCGCGGAGGCTGGAAAGCACCTCCAGGGTGTGCGCGGCCTCGCAACGGACCTGCAGAATCAGTGCGGTGTACCCTTACGTTCTCTTGTGTTCGCTGTTGGCAGCGCCAGGGCCGATGCGGTCATCGTTGTCCTGCGCAGGGGCCACGTTGTGCTGTACGGGCTTGATCAAGTGCACACACCACCTTACGAGAAATACCGCATGCGGCCCCTCCCCACTACTCAGCAGCTCATGGCGGCGCGCGAAActgcccgcagcagcggcaacatcGCCGTCTCTGACAGCGCTGGCAACGGAGGGGCAGAAGCGACCTGTGCCGctctcctgccgctgcacatcgCCTACTGCTGCCGAATTCCCCTGTCCGCgtccttcagctccgccacgGTACCAGCTGATGGaacgcaccgcagcggctcgCGGGAGAAGGACGAGGACTTTGTGTACCTCCGCGGCATTGTGGGCAACAGCGATGGTCGTGTCAGCCTCTTCTCCGACACATCCTACACGATGAGCTTTGCGGCGCACGAAACCCCAGTCGCGCGGGTggacgcggtgctgctgccaccctGTACACTGGATGAGGACGCCTCTATGAATCCTGGCCCCACAACCTCAACACAtcgcgccagcagcactggcgcgGGCGCCAATACAAACGCGGCAGCTTCAGGTGAGCCGATGTTCTCTAcgtcactgcagcggcaagaGCGCTTGACGCGTGCCACACAGCGTCTTGGCCTTGttaccagcggcagcgacggtgtcGTGTTCCTCTGGCGGCGCCTGGGGGACTCGATGAGCCCGATCGTTATAGTgcgtccctccctcttctcgaGGCACGTTGCCTACGCCGTGCACCACCCATCCGCCctctcggtgctgctgtcggcgcGGGCGTCACTTTCCCCGCCCGAGGCCGCGATTGATGCCGAGCTCTCTTGCCCGCCATCGTGCCTGCTCCACGCAGCGGCCTCTGTCAGCCGTACGCTGCGTGTTCGCCAGCTCGCCTCACTCGCCCCAAAGGCCACGCGCACGACCCTGTCCTCCACCGCACGTCGCGAGTCTGTTGAAGAAGTAGCCCCAACCTCAATGAGTGTCACGCTGCCGGGCTCGTGGCCGGCGACAGTGACAGCGATCGCCACACATCACAGCGTCACCCTCGTCGCCATGGGGGCATCCCTGTTCTCTCTTGTCCACATGGACGCACGCTCTTCTACGTGCGTGTGGAAGTCGGACGACATCATCACGCAGCTCATCCTTCGTGACTCCGTGGCGCTGGCCGTGTGtgctcgcagcggcgctgtgcacGTGCTCACCATTCACCCCACCACCGGGAAAGCCGTACACCAGCGCGCCTACAACAGCTATAAAAGTCGCGTCATTCACCACACAAGCCTGCATGCGGCGTCGCTCCTCATGTCGATTGTTGACGTGTGTGGATCAGCGGAGATCGTCCAGCTGCCCGCGGATGTGCTGATGCCAAGCGAAGTGCGACCGCTTGGTGACGACTACACAGGCGACAACGCGGCACACGTGAACCTGCTCGCCTCAATGGCGGCTCTGCGGGCGAAGGTTTGCATTGAGGATATTCAGAGCGGCAGCCACGGTGGTGCCAGCGAGAGTGGTGCAGCGAACAGGCTGGAGATGACCGGAAGCACCTCCTTCATGCACGAGGCAAGCACCGCATTCGATCAGCTCAACGAACGGCTACTACTCGCTCGCTACGCGGTGCCGGAAGAGTGCGACCAATTTATGGCTGCAAACGCACACGTCTTTTGA
- a CDS encoding 60S acidic ribosomal protein, putative (TriTrypDB/GeneDB-style sysID: LpmP.15.0410) translates to MATAQLACTYAALILSESGKTDADSICAVAKAAGVEVSNGMAAAFANALATVNVKEVLGCITFGGAAAGGAAAPAAAAAGGAAPAAVEKKDEPEEEADDDMGFGLFD, encoded by the coding sequence ATGGCCACCGCGCAACTCGCCTGCACATACGCCGCACTCATCCTCAGCGAGTCCGGTAAGACCGATGCCGACTCCATCTGCGCCGTGGCCAAGGCCGCTGGTGTCGAGGTGAGCAACGGTATGGCGGCCGCCTTCGCAAACGCCCTCGCCACCGTCAAcgtgaaggaggtgctgggcTGCATCACCTTCGGTGGTGCGgccgctggtggcgcagctgcccccgctgccgctgcagctggcggcgcggCCCCGGCGGCGGTAGAGAAGAAGGACGAGCCCGAAGAAGAGGCTGACGACGACATGGGCTTTGGTCTGTTCGACTAG
- a CDS encoding cytoplasmic l-asparaginase i-like protein (TriTrypDB/GeneDB-style sysID: LpmP.15.0420), with product MSVASAMPLSFPRSVAGTRRILVLYLGGTIGMKKNAEGALEPAAGYLTEEMRKMPELRESTEIAPFDIIEYDELLDSSDMGAANYCRIAADLQVHCDAYDGFLIAHGTDTMHYTASALSFLLCNLDKPVIVTGAMVPLAEPYNDARRNVVISMMLASNPKICEVCIFFNDSLLRGNRCDKVHHTYGAFRSLNYPPLGVVEATQFVLKEEHLLPQPMGAMKIMSDMRGRVGCYLIDPEADVDTLITLLEQKRPRSSLGTHTITAASSMDDGGDDTLQPLLDAVLLSLNGVGSVKGVVAQQLQRIAAVAHKCNIVVCAVDRDISGTLNPSEVQRLQAISPDIVYLNDMCIAAAEVKLMYLFGKGLSPAKVADAMTQNIRGEITPLFQAHARL from the coding sequence atgTCGGTCGCTTCGGCAATGCCGTTGTCGTTCCCGCGTTCAGTCGCGGGCACACGTCGCATACTCGTCTTGTATCTAGGGGGCACTATTGGCATGAAGAAGAACGCCGAAGGCGCGTTGGAGCCTGCCGCCGGCTACCTCACGGAGGAAATGCGCAAGATGCCAGAGCTGCGGGAGAGCACCGAGATCGCGCCGTTCGACATCATTGAATACGACGAGCTACtggacagcagcgacatgGGCGCCGCCAATTACTGCCGCATCGCCGCAGATCTTCAGGTGCACTGCGATGCGTACGATGGTTTCCTCATTGCGCACGGCACTGATACGATGCACTACACCGCgagcgctctctcttttcttctctgcaaCCTTGACAAGCCGGTGATCGTGACGGGGGCAATGGTGCCCCTGGCGGAGCCGTACAACGATGCGCGCCGCAACGTGGTGATCAGCATGATGCTCGCCTCCAACCCGAAGATCTGCGAGGTGTGCATATTTTTCAACGATAGCCTGTTGCGTGGAAACCGGTGCGACAAGGTGCACCACACATATGGGGCCTTCCGCTCCCTCAACTACCCCCCGCTGGGCGTTGTGGAGGCGACACAGTTCGTGTTGAAGGAGGAGCATCTCCTCCCACAACCGATGGGGGCCATGAAGATTATGTCGGACATGCGGGGACGCGTGGGCTGCTACCTGATCGACCCCGAGGCTGATGTAGACACCCTCATCACTTTACTGGAGCAGAAGCGGCCGAGGTCGTCTCTCGGCACCCACACCATCACGGCTGCGTCCTCGAtggacgacggcggcgacgacacgTTACAGCCCCTGCTGGATGCTGTGCTGCTATCGCTCAACGGTGTCGGTAGCGTGAAGGGCgttgtggcgcagcagctgcagcgaatCGCCGCTGTTGCCCACAAGTGTAATATCGTTGTCTGCGCTGTGGATCGTGATATCAGTGGCACACTGAACCCATCCGAGGTACAGCGTCTACAGGCCATCTCACCCGATATTGTGTACCTCAACGACATGTGCattgccgctgcggaggtgaAGCTCATGTACCTCTTCGGCAAAGGGCTTAGCCCTGCGAAGGTAGCGGACGCCATGACACAAAATATTCGAGGCGAGATCACTCCGCTGTTTCAAGCGCATGCAAGGCTGTGA
- a CDS encoding hypothetical protein (TriTrypDB/GeneDB-style sysID: LpmP.15.0400), giving the protein MRRVRRAQSLSRNASASHADTQRHRCTHGRRAPSLPPSTPQRHPLQLHHGTLPLPFNCVSPPNLLPHCSHLPRYLHTWQPLMVAPSTTAVEPGDRYLTREPCCRQCCHGSSGALLAPPSRSLKHSAVTGGDTEITFPSAAAVDSDAPWIAVRPYSYLFRAPVKGRWLGHGLLELFLKEFAFVPFDAAAAEKVPLLSERGIIPASTTTGTIRSAVVPLLLQQQAASSSLHVSGSATLDRRFTLPAYIEELCEGVLWLRDREVECRAAGRRYQRALIDVVARAQGIHSSTGCTDGGIAKRDHSGMIEAQPHPLPKQMMAPVQATPSTALLCTIPSSEVSTASSDWPAWCRTVLWLTELPSEAEVDALLPHMLSAASTSLSRDSAVAQGSAGAHSASAATVSGTPLPLLLLQQRDLVCHRVWRCEGRMFAHPPLEILRCDVAAALSAVPPEVHARTPVPAAKTLAMLVVSKPPGLPVHPAGRYRKNSVTSILEDVLGGGGDGDARRFYRIEEHHTSATTGSALPHPPYASVVHKTGGFELIRVWLRRPPSSADASAPVLCGPSSLSTLVDEIGVSAEDWAVLKALFMRERDATTQEGRARNPKEDRHASPHGDITIAAETAQPLKRSREAEDGDDSPLSVGNSHCASTEKMTRARSGDAAVAVPSSYTMKAHVVHRLDAATSGVLLFGLNSCTARRTAAAISSKEELDSSDDENSADGDNVANRDDVREVGAGLETLPLSLPAPTSRKVYCARVHGRVDLESIARQQHHCVLRSTSLLTQSTSDEHGAPDVAVAGVGTSGATHHTVAELLVCRPIGCLDHHSSLYWSPDVAITDAWQQRQADAKRLQQQQAPELRNGSLSGGRSKAVRTQEDVAAKNERMRLLTRGGRRDSVGAVTLSLPPVRNGPATLLAHKASAVLSDTSRRVQQYLETLRSAKTALQVMRYDAATDQTVVKCTLGTGRTHQLRVHLASLGHPIVRDRKYIALEAHMRALAKSGEEGTPRGSKAAAVAPRTPLASEALLTRFYESTASTDRAEVNGSDAAAAAVEGRWQPEAVAESRSWSGCICPEAIDLHAWHYTLAYEDGELLSVEVPLPMWAQ; this is encoded by the coding sequence ATGCGTCGGGTGCGGCGGGCCCAGTCACTGTCGCGAAACGCCAGTGCTAgccacgcagacacacagaggcacagatgTACCCACGGACGCCGggctccctccctccctccctctactccacagcgccacccccTGCAACTGCACCACGGCACCCTTCCGCTGCCTTTCAATTGCGTCTCTCCGCCTAACCTGCTGCCTCATTGCTCACACTTGCCTCGATACCTACACACATGGCAGCCTCTCATGGTGGCCCCCTCTACCACTGCGGTTGAGCCAGGAGACCGCTACCTCACTCGTGAGCCTTGCTGCCGACAGTGCTGtcacggcagcagtggtgcgctACTGGCACCGCCATCCAGATCACTCAAGCACAGTGCCGTCACTGGCGGAGACACGGAGATTACCTTCCCAtcagccgctgcagtggaCAGCGACGCACCGTGGATCGCGGTGAGGCCGTACAGCTACCTCTTCCGCGCACCGGTGAAGGGTCGGTGGCTGGGCCATGGCCTTCTCGAGCTTTTTCTGAAGGAGTTTGCCTTCGTGCCGTttgatgccgccgccgccgagaaGGTGCCGTTGTTGTCGGAACGGGGGATCATCCCCGCCAGCACAACCACCGGCACTATCCGCTCCGCAGTGGTGCCACTGCTGTTACAGCAGCAAGCGGCGTCATCCTCGCTGCATGTCAGTGGCAGCGCCACGCTCGACCGTCGCTTCACCCTCCCCGCGTACATCGAGGAGCTTTGCGAAGGTGTACTGTGGCTGCGCGATCGAGAGGTGGAATGCCGGGCGGCCGGGCGTCGCTACCAGAGAGCACTTATCGACGTTGTGGCTCGCGCGCAAGGCATCCACTCCAGCACAGGCTGCACAGATGGCGGTATTGCTAAAAGAGACCATAGTGGTATGATTGAAGCCCAACCGCATCCGCTGCCGAAGCAGATGATGGCACCCGTTCAAGCAACCCCGTCAACAGCCCTGCTCTGCACGATACCGAGCAGCGAGGTGAGCACGGCGTCGAGTGATTGGCCTGCTTGGTGTCGTACAGTTCTGTGGCTGACAGAGTTGCCCTCTGAGGCTGAAGTCGATGCGTTGTTGCCGCACATGCTGTCGGCCGCATCTACATCGCTATCCAGAGACAGCGCTGTTGCGCAGGGAAGTGCTGGAGCACactccgccagcgccgctacTGTCAGTGGGACTCCCCTACCACTTCTCTTGCTTCAGCAACGAGACTTGGTGTGTCACcgtgtgtggcgctgcgaGGGGCGCATGTTTGCACATCCGCCGCTGGAGATTCTGCGTTgcgacgtcgccgctgctctgtcCGCTGTGCCTCCTGAGGTGCACGCCAGGACACCGGTGCCGGCGGCGAAGACACTTGCCATGCTTGTGGTAAGTAAGCCGCCAGGGTTGCCGGTGCACCCTGCCGGCCGCTACCGCAAGAACTCAGTGACGAGCATTCTCGAGGACGTGctaggcggcggcggcgacggcgatgcgcGCCGATTTTACCGCATCGAGGAGCACCACACCAGCGCAACGACCGGCAGTGCGTTGCCGCATCCGCCCTACGCCTCTGTTGTTCACAAGACGGGCGGCTTTGAGCTTATTCGAGTGTGGCTGCGGCGCCCTCCGTCTTCAGCAGACGCCAGCGCGCCCGTCCTTTGCGGTCCTTCATCGCTTTCCACCTTAGTAGACGAGATTGGCGTGTCTGCTGAAGACTGGGCAGTGCTCAAGGCCCTCTTCATGCGCGAACGTGATGCGACGACGCAAGAGGGTCGAGCGAGGAATCCGAAAGAGGACAGGCACGCCAGTCCGCACGGTGACATCACCATCGCAGCAGAGACGGCACAGCCGCTGAAGCGGTCGCGCGAGGCTGAAGACGGGGATGACAGTCCACTATCAGTTGGCAATAGCCACTGCGCCAGTACCGAAAAGATGACGCGTGCACGAAGCGGTGACGCGGCAGTTGCTGTTCCGTCCTCGTACACCATGAAGGCCCACGTTGTGCACCGGCTCGACGCGGCCACCAGCGGTGTACTTCTCTTTGGACTGAATAGCTGTACGGCGCgccgcacggcagcggccatCTCGAGTAAAGAAGAGCTCGACAGCAGTGACGACGAGAACAGTGCCGATGGTGACAACGTGGCTAACCGAGATGACGTGCGGGAGGTAGGCGCTGGCTTGGAGACTCTGCCTCTATCACTACCAGCGCCGACCTCCCGCAAGGTCTACTGTGCGCGAGTGCATGGCCGAGTAGATCTCGAGAGCATCGCACGTCAGCAGCATCACTGCGTCCTGCGCAGCACTTCGCTACTGACGCAGTCAACGAGCGATGAGCACGGAGCACCCGACGTTGCTGTGGCGGGCGTTGGCACGAGCGGTGCGACACACCACACTGTTGCCGAGCTGCTTGTGTGTCGGCCCATCGGGTGTTTGGATCACCACAGTAGCCTGTACTGGTCGCCGGACGTCGCCATCACGGATGCGTGGCAACAGCGCCAGGCAGACGCCAAACGActtcaacagcagcaggcaccCGAATTGCGCAACGGCTCGCTCTCTGGTGGACGAAGTAAGGCAGTTCGCACGCAAGAGGACGTTGCAGCGAAGAATGAGCGCATGCGTCTACTTACGCGAGGTGGCCGGAGGGACTCAGTAGGTGCAGTGACTCTCTCACTGCCTCCTGTGAGGAATGGTCCAGCAACTCTGCTGGCACACAAAGCGTCGGCTGTTCTCTCAGATACCTCCAGGCGTGTGCAACAGTACTTGGAGACGCTTCGCTCGGCCAAGACGGCGTTACAGGTAATGCGCTACGATGCAGCCACCGATCAGACAGTGGTGAAGTGCACCCTCGGTACGGGCCGCACGCACCAACTGCGCGTTcacctcgcctctctcggACACCCGATTGTGCGCGACCGAAAGTACATCGCGTTGGAGGCCCACATGCGCGCCCTGGCGAAaagtggcgaggagggcaCGCCTCGGGGCAGCAAAGCGGCGGCTGTCGCCCCCCGCACACCTCTCGCGTCGGAAGCTTTGCTGACTCGCTTCTACGAAAGCACTGCCTCCACCGACAGAGCGGAGGTTAATGgaagcgatgctgctgccgctgcggtagAGGGCAGATGGCAACCGGAGGCTGTCGCAGAGAGCCGAAGTTGGAGCGGCTGCATATGCCCGGAGGCCATCGATCTTCACGCCTGGCACTATACGCTCGCCTACGAAGACGGTGAACTTTTGTCGGTCGAAGTGCCGCTGCCCATGTGGGCACAGTGA